The sequence GATGTACTGGATCTTGATGCGATCCTCCCCTGCCTCCAATCCCGCCATGAGCGCTTCCCTTATCTTGTCCACGCCATCGGCGGCGGGGCATTTGAGCTCCAGGTAGCCAGATATCTGCACGTATGGTGGGGTGACATTCTCTTTAGCTACCTCGGCGAAGATCGTGGTCCAATCGCCTTCAACTTCCGCGTCCTGCAAAGCTGTAGGACTGGCGGCACATGCCTCGAAAGCTGCATACAGATTGCCGAACTTGTCGGCCAAATCATACCCGAAGCTCTCAAGGGTGGCGTCGACGGTCATTCCTAACCGCTCGGCGACAATCTCCATAAGCTTCTCAGCTTTATTTTCATTCTTCCACTGTTGGATCTTCTCACGGCGCTGGTGTTCGTTTACGGATTTCAGGGAAAGATCGATGTGACCCTTTGATGAATCGACGCCAAGGACCTTCGTGACTATCTTCTGTCCTTCCCTGACGTAATCCCTGATGTACTTTACCCAGCCCGTGGCTACATCCCTGACGTGGATGAAACCTTCTTTGTTCCCATATTCGTCCAATGTGACGAACGCACCGAAGTTCTTTACGTTTTGGACTGTGCAAACAACGAGTTCGCCTTCCTCAGGAAACTC is a genomic window of Methanomassiliicoccales archaeon containing:
- a CDS encoding translation initiation factor IF-2 subunit alpha; translation: MPKASEFPEEGELVVCTVQNVKNFGAFVTLDEYGNKEGFIHVRDVATGWVKYIRDYVREGQKIVTKVLGVDSSKGHIDLSLKSVNEHQRREKIQQWKNENKAEKLMEIVAERLGMTVDATLESFGYDLADKFGNLYAAFEACAASPTALQDAEVEGDWTTIFAEVAKENVTPPYVQISGYLELKCPAADGVDKIREALMAGLEAGEDRIKIQYI